In candidate division KSB1 bacterium, a genomic segment contains:
- a CDS encoding DUF6485 family protein: MECKNFDKNMTRCNCSYDPCSRKGYCCECLAYHRRLNELPACFFPDEVERTWDRSVRKFLSLQK, translated from the coding sequence ATGGAGTGCAAGAATTTTGACAAGAACATGACTCGCTGCAACTGCTCGTACGACCCATGCTCCCGCAAAGGGTATTGTTGCGAGTGTCTGGCCTATCACCGCCGCTTGAACGAGTTGCCCGCCTGCTTTTTCCCGGATGAGGTGGAACGCACTTGGGACCGCTCGGTGCGCAAGTTTCTTTCGCTGCAGAAATGA
- a CDS encoding thymidylate synthase: MERKRETDMRGNVPTFLVQGKNLPETWENAVLKCWHEGVSVRTEYDKPDDPPSKDCTMVMVVDDPFAEPRIHRAFPGGLEDLEVYRQEVVEGVHDHWICPEEGKWTYTYHKRLFAYEMEGEVIDQINYIIEKLTQASYSRRAQAITWNPKTDPPTYDPPCLQRVWCRMLPDEEGVLVLNMNTHWRSRDAYKAAYMNMFALTDLQRRIAERLAERLGRPVRVGRYVDIADSFHIYGSYFREFAGFLRSVQERTFAERTWHSDFAEPMFEDARRRLAEERERR, translated from the coding sequence ATGGAACGAAAACGAGAGACTGACATGCGTGGCAATGTCCCGACTTTTCTTGTCCAGGGGAAGAATCTCCCGGAGACATGGGAGAACGCAGTGCTCAAGTGCTGGCACGAGGGTGTATCCGTTCGCACCGAGTATGACAAGCCGGACGATCCGCCCAGCAAGGACTGCACCATGGTGATGGTGGTCGACGACCCGTTTGCCGAGCCGCGCATCCACCGTGCGTTTCCCGGCGGCTTGGAGGACCTGGAAGTGTACCGCCAGGAGGTGGTAGAGGGCGTGCATGACCACTGGATCTGTCCCGAGGAGGGGAAGTGGACCTACACCTACCACAAGCGTCTGTTCGCCTATGAGATGGAAGGTGAGGTCATAGACCAGATTAACTACATCATCGAGAAGCTGACACAGGCCAGCTACTCGCGGCGGGCGCAGGCCATCACCTGGAACCCGAAGACAGACCCGCCGACCTACGACCCTCCGTGTCTGCAGCGAGTATGGTGCCGCATGCTCCCTGATGAAGAAGGGGTCCTGGTGCTGAACATGAACACCCACTGGCGCTCCCGCGACGCGTACAAAGCCGCCTATATGAACATGTTCGCTCTGACCGACCTTCAGCGCCGGATCGCCGAACGCCTGGCCGAGAGACTGGGCAGGCCGGTGAGAGTGGGTCGCTACGTGGATATTGCCGACAGCTTCCACATCTATGGCAGCTACTTTCGCGAATTTGCCGGTTTCTTGCGCAGCGTGCAAGAACGCACCTTTGCGGAACGCACGTGGCATTCAGACTTTGCCGAACCGATGTTCGAAGATGCCCGGCGCCGGTTGGCCGAAGAACGAGAGCGCCGGTAG
- a CDS encoding PorT family protein, translating to MRWSGLIVALALCLPGVTTGQSGFSIKSGWNLSTFVDQDHGLKPGVVLAVEKEWALFENVSLSLEVAYVTRGGILRDKVVGSHFPATSRWWRSQVCSMGFVEFPLLARYQIKRSGRRQWQVTGGVALAVAVNDNSEVLRSTEIPNSYDPVTGDPTVRSDYGWWDGCDLYSPAADNSSFVGHVGVGCKQGHYHIELRYTFPFAGLQSAGGVALEGKRYHSLAVTLGVWLPKRGAHGTKTRD from the coding sequence ATGAGGTGGTCCGGCCTGATTGTTGCGCTTGCTTTGTGCCTCCCGGGGGTGACGACAGGGCAGAGCGGATTTAGCATCAAGTCGGGATGGAACCTATCGACCTTTGTCGACCAGGACCATGGGTTGAAGCCTGGGGTGGTGCTTGCCGTGGAAAAAGAGTGGGCCCTGTTTGAGAACGTCTCTCTCTCGCTCGAGGTGGCTTATGTGACGCGTGGCGGAATACTCCGAGATAAAGTTGTGGGCAGCCACTTTCCCGCCACGTCGCGATGGTGGCGCTCCCAAGTCTGTTCGATGGGCTTTGTAGAGTTCCCACTTCTGGCCCGGTACCAGATCAAACGATCAGGGCGCCGGCAATGGCAGGTGACCGGGGGCGTGGCGCTGGCGGTGGCGGTCAACGACAACTCCGAGGTGCTGCGGTCGACGGAGATTCCTAACTCCTACGACCCTGTCACGGGCGACCCCACCGTCCGCAGTGACTATGGGTGGTGGGATGGCTGTGACCTCTATTCGCCTGCGGCCGACAACTCGAGTTTTGTGGGGCACGTAGGTGTGGGGTGCAAGCAGGGACACTATCACATTGAGCTTCGCTACACCTTCCCTTTTGCTGGCTTGCAGTCCGCCGGTGGTGTGGCCCTGGAAGGCAAGAGGTACCACAGTCTGGCCGTCACCCTTGGTGTGTGGCTCCCGAAGAGGGGGGCGCATGGAACGAAAACGAGAGACTGA
- a CDS encoding PorT family protein gives MRRGWPMVRAAVLALALAGSPSCLAGTPLGVRGVSMGVAGSAFRRHDTAVLWNGAFGVWGEKRLAPHAALLWEVNYTTLGGVLRDKAMYGAEGIYAYDFTLRWAFIEMPIVLAFEVPFARNWKGLFFSGPSLLLFQRDLSRTEKGSYLHPWEPGERWEYVWLYEYRPLEIHKKRLGYHIGIGISGRVCLLSIDYFQIDDEVADLVSSIYRVDRRIQGLRLMTRWDLTSFVSKEGRP, from the coding sequence ATGCGCCGAGGCTGGCCTATGGTGCGGGCCGCTGTGCTCGCACTTGCCCTGGCGGGCTCTCCCTCCTGCCTTGCGGGTACCCCTCTTGGTGTGCGCGGCGTCAGCATGGGGGTGGCAGGTTCTGCGTTTCGCCGGCACGACACGGCAGTGCTGTGGAACGGGGCTTTCGGCGTGTGGGGCGAGAAACGACTCGCTCCCCATGCCGCACTGCTATGGGAGGTCAACTACACCACCTTGGGCGGCGTGCTGCGCGACAAGGCTATGTATGGCGCCGAGGGGATTTACGCCTACGACTTTACGCTGCGGTGGGCGTTTATCGAGATGCCAATAGTACTGGCTTTCGAAGTCCCCTTTGCAAGAAACTGGAAAGGCCTGTTTTTTTCCGGACCGTCGCTTCTGCTTTTCCAGAGGGACCTGTCCAGGACGGAGAAAGGCTCTTATTTGCACCCTTGGGAACCGGGCGAGAGGTGGGAATACGTGTGGCTGTACGAGTACCGGCCCCTGGAGATCCACAAGAAGAGGTTGGGCTATCACATCGGCATCGGCATCAGCGGCCGAGTGTGCCTGCTCAGCATTGACTACTTCCAGATAGACGACGAGGTTGCCGATCTTGTGAGCTCCATCTACCGGGTGGATAGACGAATACAGGGTCTGCGTCTGATGACGCGATGGGATTTGACCTCCTTCGTCAGCAAGGAGGGACGACCATGA
- the gatD gene encoding Glu-tRNA(Gln) amidotransferase subunit GatD codes for MSYGRERNGVEQVDSWKGYRGKARATLQQMKVRVWSDVVLHSRKGDFKGIILPRSENADDEHIVLKLHSGYNLGIHVDNVLSIEEVGYKEAHYRIPEREFPHDDRKPDVTLLGTGGTIASRLDYRTGAVIPAFTPGELYGAVPELADICNLKTTKLFGVFSENIEPQHWITIANVIGEEIRNGVDGIVIGHGTDVMHYTAAALTFMVQRPPVPIVMVGSQRSSDRPSSDAALNLINAVRTAAYGDIAEVMVCMFGPTSDDYDLLHRGTRVRKMHSSYRNTFRTIGDIPLAMVWPDRFQYLTNDYQRRRQDREVTIDAVFEEKVSIVYYYPNMMPEIIDALTDHGYKGIVIAGTGLGHVNRKINPALKRAIDRGVTVVMTVQTLWGYVQMYVYDTGRDLLDLGIIPLGNMLPETAYCKLGWVLAHTTEREKVKEMMLTPINHEITEREPINGYLIFQGGIPEVEEFLNRVRK; via the coding sequence TTGTCGTACGGCAGGGAAAGGAACGGCGTGGAGCAGGTAGATTCCTGGAAGGGATACCGCGGTAAAGCGCGCGCCACGTTGCAACAGATGAAGGTGCGGGTGTGGAGCGATGTGGTGCTCCACTCGCGCAAGGGGGACTTTAAGGGCATCATCCTCCCGCGCAGCGAGAACGCCGACGATGAACATATTGTCCTCAAGCTGCACAGCGGCTACAATCTGGGCATCCATGTGGACAATGTGCTCAGTATCGAGGAGGTGGGGTACAAGGAGGCGCACTATCGCATTCCCGAGCGGGAGTTTCCGCATGATGACCGCAAGCCGGACGTGACCCTTCTGGGCACCGGCGGCACCATTGCCAGCCGCTTGGACTACCGCACCGGCGCGGTCATTCCGGCCTTCACCCCAGGGGAACTATATGGAGCGGTCCCTGAGCTTGCGGATATCTGCAACCTGAAGACTACCAAACTCTTCGGTGTGTTCAGCGAAAACATCGAGCCCCAACACTGGATTACTATCGCCAACGTCATCGGCGAGGAGATTCGCAACGGGGTGGACGGCATCGTCATTGGCCATGGAACGGACGTGATGCATTACACCGCGGCGGCCCTCACCTTCATGGTGCAGAGGCCACCGGTGCCAATCGTCATGGTGGGGTCGCAGCGTTCGAGCGACCGCCCGTCAAGCGATGCGGCCCTCAACCTCATCAATGCGGTACGCACGGCGGCCTATGGCGACATCGCCGAGGTGATGGTGTGCATGTTTGGGCCAACCAGCGACGACTACGACCTGCTCCATCGCGGCACACGCGTCCGCAAGATGCACTCCAGCTACCGCAACACGTTTCGCACGATCGGCGACATCCCCCTGGCCATGGTGTGGCCGGACCGCTTTCAGTACCTGACCAATGACTACCAGCGGCGCCGCCAGGATCGCGAGGTTACCATCGACGCGGTGTTTGAGGAAAAGGTGAGCATCGTCTACTACTACCCCAACATGATGCCCGAGATTATCGACGCCCTCACCGACCACGGCTACAAGGGGATCGTCATCGCCGGTACAGGGCTTGGACATGTGAACCGCAAGATCAACCCGGCGCTGAAGCGGGCCATCGACCGCGGGGTGACTGTGGTCATGACCGTGCAGACCCTGTGGGGATACGTGCAGATGTACGTCTACGACACCGGCCGGGACCTGCTGGATTTGGGCATCATTCCCCTAGGCAATATGCTGCCTGAAACAGCCTACTGCAAGCTGGGATGGGTGCTGGCGCACACCACCGAGCGGGAAAAAGTGAAGGAGATGATGCTCACGCCCATCAACCACGAGATCACCGAGCGGGAACCCATCAACGGCTATCTCATCTTCCAGGGCGGCATTCCCGAAGTTGAGGAATTCCTTAATCGAGTGAGGAAATGA
- a CDS encoding SDR family oxidoreductase, which translates to MAESALTIGKPIAWVTGAGRGIGRAIAEALARKGLRVVVSARSPAQIQAVAAQIQASGGEALPIAADVTKEDELKQLVSQVRERWGPIDILVNNAGVWRFTEVQDVSVEEWQEQLAVNLTGAFLCTKAVLEDMLRRSSGHIVNIISVAGRRPYARCAAYCAAKYGLAGFTEVLRMEVRKKGIRVTAIFPGATDTPGWEADSARRALMMRPESVAEAVVAACLAPPDVMPEEIVLRPVGGDI; encoded by the coding sequence GTGGCAGAATCGGCCTTAACCATCGGCAAACCCATCGCCTGGGTCACAGGTGCCGGTCGGGGTATCGGGAGAGCCATAGCCGAGGCCCTGGCTCGAAAAGGGCTGCGGGTGGTGGTTTCCGCGCGGAGCCCAGCCCAGATTCAGGCAGTGGCCGCGCAAATCCAGGCGAGCGGCGGAGAGGCCCTCCCCATTGCAGCCGATGTGACCAAGGAAGACGAGCTGAAGCAGCTTGTGAGCCAGGTCCGCGAGCGGTGGGGGCCCATTGACATCCTGGTCAATAATGCGGGTGTGTGGCGCTTTACTGAAGTACAAGACGTTTCGGTGGAGGAGTGGCAGGAACAGCTCGCTGTCAATCTGACCGGCGCATTCTTGTGCACCAAGGCAGTGCTCGAGGATATGCTCCGCCGGAGCAGTGGCCACATCGTCAACATCATCTCTGTGGCGGGGCGCAGGCCCTATGCGCGCTGCGCCGCCTATTGCGCCGCGAAATACGGCCTTGCCGGTTTCACCGAGGTGCTGCGGATGGAAGTGCGGAAGAAGGGCATTCGGGTGACGGCCATCTTCCCCGGTGCGACGGACACGCCGGGGTGGGAGGCTGACAGCGCTCGCCGCGCCTTGATGATGCGGCCGGAGAGCGTGGCCGAGGCCGTAGTGGCCGCGTGCCTTGCTCCACCGGATGTGATGCCGGAGGAGATCGTATTGCGCCCTGTGGGCGGAGACATCTGA
- the folE gene encoding GTP cyclohydrolase I FolE — translation MAERIRELVEQLLRAVGEDPSRQGLKKTPERVERALAFLTQGYQQDPEEILQKAVFDEQYDEMVIVKDIELFSLCEHHLLPFFGRCHVGYLPKGKIVGVSKIPRVVDVYARRLQLQERLTTQIADALWRHLQPYGVAVVIEARHLCMMMRGVEKQNSVMTTSAMRGVFQSERATRMEFMELIRCHGG, via the coding sequence ATGGCTGAACGGATACGCGAGCTTGTGGAACAGTTGCTGCGCGCGGTTGGGGAAGATCCCTCCCGGCAAGGACTGAAGAAGACGCCTGAGCGGGTGGAAAGGGCCTTGGCCTTTCTCACCCAGGGCTACCAGCAGGACCCCGAGGAGATTCTTCAGAAGGCGGTGTTTGATGAGCAGTACGATGAGATGGTGATCGTCAAAGATATCGAATTGTTCAGCCTGTGTGAGCATCATCTGCTCCCGTTCTTCGGTCGCTGCCATGTGGGGTACCTGCCGAAGGGGAAGATCGTGGGGGTGAGCAAGATTCCGCGCGTGGTGGACGTGTATGCGCGACGGTTGCAGCTTCAGGAACGGCTCACCACCCAGATAGCCGATGCGCTGTGGCGCCATTTGCAACCCTATGGCGTCGCGGTGGTCATCGAGGCCCGGCACCTGTGCATGATGATGCGGGGGGTGGAGAAGCAGAATTCGGTGATGACCACCAGCGCTATGCGGGGCGTGTTCCAAAGCGAGCGCGCCACGCGCATGGAGTTCATGGAGCTGATTAGGTGCCATGGAGGATGA
- a CDS encoding 6-carboxytetrahydropterin synthase, which produces MLCITRKATFSAAHRLHNPELSDEENVRLYGLCNNPLGHGHNYTVEVTVCGEPDPRDGMVIDLGELGAIVDRELIQKVDHKFLNYQVDFLQGVIPTAENLARRFWEVLRDKIPRGHLYEVRVHESEHNCAFYRGGEVDG; this is translated from the coding sequence ATGCTGTGCATTACCCGCAAGGCAACGTTCAGCGCCGCACATCGGCTGCACAACCCTGAGCTCAGCGACGAGGAGAACGTGCGCCTCTACGGTCTGTGCAATAATCCGTTGGGGCACGGTCACAACTACACCGTTGAGGTTACGGTATGTGGCGAGCCGGACCCGCGCGATGGCATGGTCATCGACCTTGGCGAGTTGGGTGCGATCGTGGACCGGGAGCTGATTCAGAAGGTGGATCACAAGTTCCTCAACTACCAGGTGGACTTTCTCCAGGGTGTCATCCCCACGGCGGAGAATCTTGCTCGCCGCTTCTGGGAGGTGCTGCGTGACAAGATCCCCCGCGGGCACCTCTACGAGGTGCGGGTCCACGAGTCTGAACATAACTGCGCGTTCTACAGGGGAGGAGAAGTGGATGGCTGA
- a CDS encoding glycosyltransferase family 2 protein, giving the protein MPELVDIILCTFNRAHLIMRAISSVQAQSYSHWRLLVVDDGSTDTTASLIKELQAQDSRVEYLWLPHGGLARARNAGIAHSSAPFITFIDADDEYTPEHVAVRVVYFGEHPEIDLVHGGVELVGDEQDHYVVDARDPTRLIHLRDCCIGATLFGRRAVFEKLGGFRLLPYSSESDFLARAQRQFRVQKVEWPTYRYHLEPDDRTCKRIRHAKTAEQYEEKGEV; this is encoded by the coding sequence ATGCCTGAACTGGTTGACATCATACTGTGCACGTTCAATCGCGCCCATCTCATTATGCGTGCGATTTCCTCGGTACAGGCGCAGTCCTATTCGCATTGGCGCCTATTGGTGGTGGACGACGGGAGCACCGATACCACCGCAAGCCTGATAAAAGAGCTGCAAGCGCAGGACAGCCGCGTTGAATATCTTTGGCTCCCGCACGGCGGCCTTGCTCGGGCGCGAAATGCCGGCATCGCTCATTCAAGCGCACCGTTCATCACGTTCATCGACGCTGACGATGAGTACACGCCCGAACATGTGGCGGTGCGAGTGGTTTACTTCGGAGAGCACCCCGAGATAGATCTCGTGCATGGCGGGGTAGAGTTGGTTGGCGACGAGCAGGACCACTATGTGGTGGATGCGCGCGATCCGACGCGACTTATTCATTTGCGCGACTGCTGCATCGGTGCCACGCTTTTCGGCAGGCGCGCGGTGTTCGAGAAGCTGGGCGGATTTCGGCTCCTGCCCTATTCGTCCGAGTCTGATTTCCTAGCGCGGGCCCAGCGTCAGTTCCGCGTGCAGAAGGTGGAGTGGCCTACGTACCGCTATCACCTTGAGCCTGACGATCGCACCTGCAAGCGTATCCGCCATGCCAAGACAGCGGAACAATACGAAGAGAAAGGCGAGGTGTAG
- a CDS encoding M14 family metallopeptidase → MNCVNRVVWLIVGTLVCWGVAAESAQAQAKPHRVNLAFDRYYNYEELTEALRTLQKAYPKFLTLRSVGKSYQGRDIWVMIINNPDTGPEMSKAAMYIDGNIHGNELQGGEVCLYTIWFLMENYGEIAKVTELVDRRVFYILPTVNPDGRAWWFDQPNTSSSSRSGLKPTDNDNDGLYDEDGYDDLDGDGEILQMRKKVPYGDYRVSSQDPRLMERVEPGESGDYIMLGLEGIDNDGDGRINEDGPGGYDPNRNWPTDWQPNYIQSGAGDYPLSLPESRAVADFVLSHPNIAGVQAYHNSGGMILRGPGAEERGEFPAGDLRAYDLIGRKGESILPYYRYLTIWKDLYTVHGGFVNWTYEGLGIFSFTNELFSTRQYSPQDQEAEVEAGPRRGSLEGQKRRLEFNDLIELGQMFVPWHPYQHPTYGEIEIGGWRKWSSRVNPTFMLEELCHRNCAFTLYHAEQMPLVEIREVEKWALGEGLYRVRATLANKRAIPTISQQAARHKLQRPDWVTITGKDLRVISAGFVRDRYLGPIEAVERHPEKVRLTTGIDGNDEVQIEWVVRGSGKVRIRFEGVKAGVVEQEVTL, encoded by the coding sequence ATGAACTGCGTCAATAGAGTTGTTTGGCTCATCGTGGGCACTCTTGTTTGCTGGGGTGTGGCTGCGGAATCCGCGCAGGCGCAGGCAAAGCCCCATAGGGTCAATCTGGCCTTCGATCGTTACTACAACTATGAGGAGCTGACCGAGGCGCTGCGCACGCTGCAAAAGGCCTATCCCAAGTTCCTCACACTGCGCTCGGTGGGCAAGAGCTACCAAGGCCGCGACATTTGGGTGATGATCATCAACAACCCCGACACTGGCCCGGAAATGTCAAAGGCGGCCATGTACATCGATGGCAACATCCACGGCAATGAACTCCAAGGGGGCGAGGTCTGCCTTTATACCATTTGGTTCTTGATGGAGAACTACGGGGAGATCGCTAAGGTTACCGAATTGGTCGACCGGCGTGTCTTCTACATACTGCCCACGGTCAACCCAGATGGGCGGGCGTGGTGGTTCGACCAGCCCAACACGTCCAGCTCCTCGCGCAGCGGTCTGAAGCCCACCGACAACGACAACGACGGCCTCTATGACGAGGATGGTTACGACGACCTCGACGGTGACGGCGAGATCTTGCAAATGCGCAAGAAGGTGCCGTACGGCGACTACCGGGTGAGCTCCCAGGACCCGCGCCTCATGGAGCGCGTGGAGCCCGGAGAATCGGGTGACTACATCATGCTCGGCCTGGAAGGGATCGACAATGATGGTGATGGGCGCATCAACGAAGATGGCCCGGGTGGCTATGACCCCAATCGCAACTGGCCCACGGATTGGCAGCCCAACTACATCCAGAGTGGAGCTGGCGACTATCCGCTCTCGCTACCAGAAAGCCGGGCGGTAGCGGACTTTGTACTTTCCCATCCCAATATTGCCGGCGTCCAGGCTTATCACAACTCGGGCGGCATGATTCTGCGCGGGCCTGGGGCAGAAGAACGCGGCGAGTTCCCCGCTGGCGATCTCCGTGCCTACGACCTCATCGGAAGGAAGGGAGAGAGCATCCTTCCCTACTATCGCTACTTGACCATCTGGAAAGACCTGTACACCGTCCACGGTGGCTTTGTGAACTGGACGTACGAAGGACTGGGGATCTTCTCCTTCACGAACGAACTCTTCAGCACGCGGCAATACTCTCCCCAGGACCAGGAGGCGGAAGTCGAGGCCGGCCCACGCCGGGGCAGCTTAGAGGGGCAGAAACGGCGCCTTGAGTTCAATGACTTGATTGAACTAGGACAGATGTTCGTACCATGGCATCCGTACCAACATCCCACCTACGGTGAAATCGAAATCGGAGGGTGGCGCAAGTGGAGCAGCCGTGTAAACCCGACATTCATGCTCGAAGAGCTCTGTCACCGCAACTGCGCCTTCACCCTCTACCACGCAGAGCAGATGCCGCTTGTGGAGATTCGCGAGGTGGAGAAATGGGCTCTGGGGGAGGGCCTCTACAGGGTGCGCGCGACCCTGGCCAACAAGCGGGCCATCCCCACGATCTCGCAGCAGGCGGCACGCCACAAATTGCAGAGGCCCGACTGGGTGACCATAACCGGTAAAGACCTCCGGGTCATCTCTGCTGGCTTTGTCCGCGATCGCTACCTGGGCCCGATAGAGGCAGTGGAACGCCATCCGGAGAAGGTGCGGTTGACCACCGGCATCGACGGCAACGACGAGGTGCAGATCGAGTGGGTCGTGAGAGGAAGTGGCAAGGTGCGCATCCGGTTCGAGGGCGTGAAGGCGGGGGTGGTGGAACAAGAGGTCACGCTCTAA
- a CDS encoding M14 family metallopeptidase, which produces MYARRLGVWGVIFGWVGLTGIVSGSEIAFDRYHSYDELTAALKKLAAEHKDLLRLESIGRSRQGRELWAARIAGPKGTDPDRRPAVLIVANLEGSHFIGTEMTLYTVHYLAGNYRANDTLRALLDSRTFYLLPCLNPDGMQALFAGPVWARTTNATPWDDDFDDVADEDGPEDLNGDGMITLMRVRAPDGDYLPDPKAPRLLKLAERAKGERGMYKCYPEGLDNDADEEYNEDGPGGVNLNMNFPHAYAEHAPGAGMHAVSEAESRALVEFVLAHRNIAVILTYGPYDNLLTPPQERAGGEREQEPEISQFAAGRRGFEFPSGVNREQMRRMFERKAPTAVLSQDVPFFQEVSRRYKEFVGIEEDRAKDKPKPRGAFYEWGYFQYGVPSFAAKVWTLPELREERTTGPREAGSDTTRRPGRGPEERRPGQGPPRGRDRSTEESDDVLWLKWLDKEQQGKGFVPWTSFRHPTLGEVEIGGFEPLLKVNPPAARIAEFGQKHARFAAYLAGLCPEITIAKTEVKGHGGGVFAIKVEVENKGFFPTALTQGVRCQGVRPTLIRLLLDKGELLTGSSLHRLPSLEGSGKRQRYEWLVKAAPGSKARVQVVSEKAGQTEQEITLR; this is translated from the coding sequence ATGTACGCTCGAAGGTTGGGAGTTTGGGGCGTGATCTTTGGGTGGGTGGGATTGACAGGAATTGTGAGCGGCAGTGAAATTGCCTTCGACCGCTACCATTCCTACGATGAACTCACGGCCGCCCTCAAGAAGCTTGCGGCGGAGCACAAGGACCTTCTGCGCCTGGAAAGCATTGGGCGGAGCCGCCAGGGCCGCGAATTGTGGGCCGCACGCATTGCTGGACCCAAAGGCACTGACCCAGATCGCCGGCCGGCAGTGCTTATCGTGGCCAACCTGGAGGGCAGTCACTTCATAGGTACGGAGATGACCCTCTATACGGTGCACTATTTGGCCGGGAACTATCGAGCCAATGACACGCTCCGGGCCCTGTTGGATAGCCGCACGTTTTATCTGCTGCCGTGCCTGAACCCAGACGGCATGCAGGCGCTCTTCGCTGGGCCGGTTTGGGCGCGGACGACCAACGCCACGCCCTGGGACGACGACTTTGACGACGTGGCCGATGAGGATGGCCCCGAGGACCTCAACGGCGATGGTATGATCACCTTGATGCGGGTTAGAGCTCCGGACGGTGACTATCTTCCAGACCCCAAGGCCCCGCGCCTGCTCAAGTTAGCTGAGCGGGCCAAGGGGGAAAGGGGTATGTACAAGTGTTACCCTGAAGGTCTGGACAACGATGCCGACGAGGAGTACAACGAAGATGGCCCAGGCGGCGTGAACTTGAACATGAACTTTCCCCATGCCTACGCCGAGCACGCGCCAGGTGCCGGTATGCACGCCGTGAGCGAAGCGGAGAGTCGCGCGCTCGTGGAATTCGTCCTCGCGCACCGCAACATCGCCGTCATCTTGACCTATGGGCCCTACGACAATCTGTTGACGCCGCCCCAGGAGCGGGCCGGAGGCGAGCGCGAGCAAGAACCAGAGATATCACAGTTTGCCGCCGGCCGGCGGGGCTTTGAGTTCCCATCTGGGGTGAACCGGGAACAAATGCGTCGCATGTTCGAGCGAAAAGCCCCCACTGCCGTGCTCAGTCAGGATGTGCCGTTCTTTCAGGAAGTGAGCAGGCGCTACAAGGAGTTCGTAGGGATTGAGGAGGATCGGGCAAAGGACAAGCCCAAGCCGCGTGGGGCCTTCTACGAATGGGGCTATTTTCAATACGGCGTGCCCTCCTTCGCGGCGAAGGTGTGGACCTTGCCGGAGCTACGCGAGGAACGGACAACCGGCCCCCGAGAGGCAGGTAGCGACACCACACGCCGCCCAGGCCGGGGACCCGAAGAAAGGCGCCCAGGGCAGGGGCCTCCGCGCGGTCGCGACCGGAGCACCGAGGAGAGCGATGACGTCCTATGGCTCAAGTGGCTGGACAAAGAACAGCAGGGTAAGGGGTTTGTGCCCTGGACCAGTTTCAGGCACCCCACTCTGGGCGAGGTCGAGATAGGCGGATTTGAACCTCTGCTCAAGGTCAATCCTCCGGCTGCCCGGATCGCCGAGTTTGGGCAAAAGCATGCCCGGTTCGCCGCCTACCTTGCGGGTCTGTGCCCAGAAATCACCATCGCCAAAACGGAAGTGAAAGGACACGGCGGGGGCGTGTTTGCCATCAAGGTGGAAGTGGAGAACAAGGGCTTCTTCCCCACCGCGCTCACCCAGGGGGTGAGGTGCCAAGGTGTGAGACCAACCTTGATCAGACTGCTTCTGGACAAGGGCGAGCTCCTGACTGGCAGTTCCTTGCACCGCCTCCCATCGCTTGAAGGTTCTGGAAAGCGCCAGCGCTACGAGTGGCTGGTCAAGGCAGCCCCTGGCAGCAAGGCAAGAGTCCAGGTGGTGTCGGAAAAGGCCGGTCAGACGGAACAGGAAATAACCTTGCGTTAA